The Streptomyces europaeiscabiei genome window below encodes:
- a CDS encoding LacI family DNA-binding transcriptional regulator — MAQATGPSRSQPATLGDVARLAGVSIATASKALNGRSQVRAETRQRVVEAAERLSFRPNQVARGLLAGRTGTVGLLTSDLEGRFGIPILMGAEDAFGAGEVAVFLCDARGDAIREQHHLRALLGRRVDGLIVVGSRTDPRPSLGRELPVPVVYAYAPSDDPEDFSVVPDSVGAGRIAVEHLLACGRTRIAHITGDPGYLAAQDRAAGARAALDDAGLALIGEPRFGAWSEGWGRAATAMLLDRHPDVDAVLCGSDQIARGVMEVLRERGHRVPDDIAVMGFDNWQIMTAGSRPPLTSVDMNLEQVGRVAAHALFTAIAGTPSAGIDTLPCRVVIRGSTAPLS; from the coding sequence ATGGCACAGGCCACCGGCCCCTCTCGTTCGCAGCCCGCCACGCTCGGCGACGTCGCCCGGCTGGCGGGCGTCTCGATCGCCACGGCGTCCAAGGCGCTCAACGGCCGCAGCCAGGTCCGGGCGGAGACCAGACAGCGGGTCGTCGAGGCCGCCGAGCGACTGTCGTTCCGCCCCAACCAGGTGGCGCGTGGTCTGCTCGCCGGACGCACCGGGACCGTCGGCCTGCTCACCAGCGACCTGGAGGGCAGATTCGGCATACCGATCCTGATGGGCGCGGAGGACGCGTTCGGCGCGGGCGAGGTCGCGGTCTTCCTGTGCGACGCGCGCGGCGACGCGATCCGCGAACAGCACCATCTGCGCGCCCTGTTGGGCCGTCGCGTCGACGGCCTCATCGTGGTCGGCAGCCGCACCGACCCCCGGCCCTCCCTGGGCCGAGAGCTACCCGTCCCGGTCGTCTACGCCTACGCCCCCTCCGACGATCCGGAGGACTTCTCCGTCGTCCCGGACAGCGTCGGCGCCGGCCGGATCGCCGTGGAGCACCTCCTCGCCTGCGGCCGCACGCGGATCGCCCACATCACCGGCGATCCCGGCTATCTCGCCGCGCAGGACCGGGCCGCGGGGGCGCGGGCCGCGCTCGATGACGCCGGCCTCGCCCTGATCGGCGAACCGCGGTTCGGGGCCTGGTCGGAGGGCTGGGGACGTGCCGCCACCGCCATGCTCCTGGACCGCCACCCCGACGTCGACGCGGTCCTGTGCGGCAGCGACCAGATCGCCCGGGGCGTCATGGAGGTCCTGCGCGAGCGCGGCCACCGCGTCCCCGACGACATCGCCGTCATGGGCTTCGACAACTGGCAGATCATGACCGCCGGTTCCCGACCGCCCCTGACCAGCGTCGACATGAACCTCGAACAGGTCGGACGGGTGGCCGCCCACGCCCTCTTCACCGCGATCGCCGGCACCCCGAGCGCCGGGATCGACACCCTCCCCTGCAGGGTGGTGATCAGGGGGTCGACGGCACCGCTGTCCTGA
- a CDS encoding LacI family DNA-binding transcriptional regulator, with the protein MTVNENGRRSSPEPSGSRRRRSNTSGGERPSTIRDVAAQAGVSVATVSRTLAGNYPVSTETRARVMAAVESLHYVVNVHAKALSGRVAGPVALVIKDITGPSLAHVAAGVEQAAADRGRLSLVCATHDDSAREDDLVQLMREQHAAAVLLVGGAHQDEAYRRRMAGYATALDAVGSRLVLVGRPPLHGDLPVTVVQYDNRGGAFQATDHLLTAGHRRVLFLGGVPGLSTADQRRDGFLHALRAHGVAPSEELELPGPYTRVSGYQRTREALAAGLGFTAVFAGTDVVATGALAALREAGLDVPGDVSLVGFDDVPFAADLSPALTTVRVPYEDLGRTAVRLALEREEGLGGDDHVVLGTQLVIRQSVRALS; encoded by the coding sequence GTGACGGTCAATGAAAACGGTCGCCGGAGCAGCCCCGAACCCAGCGGGAGCAGGCGTCGACGGAGCAACACCTCGGGCGGCGAGCGGCCCAGCACGATTCGGGATGTCGCCGCACAGGCCGGGGTGTCCGTAGCAACCGTTTCCCGCACACTCGCCGGCAACTACCCGGTGTCCACGGAGACCAGGGCCCGGGTCATGGCGGCGGTCGAGTCACTGCACTACGTGGTGAACGTGCACGCGAAGGCGCTCTCCGGCCGGGTCGCGGGCCCCGTCGCCCTGGTCATCAAGGACATCACCGGCCCGTCCCTCGCCCATGTCGCGGCGGGGGTGGAGCAGGCGGCCGCCGACCGGGGCCGGCTGAGCCTGGTGTGTGCCACGCACGACGACTCGGCGCGCGAGGACGACCTGGTCCAGCTCATGCGCGAGCAGCACGCGGCCGCGGTCCTCCTCGTCGGCGGAGCCCATCAGGACGAGGCGTACCGGCGGCGGATGGCCGGGTACGCGACGGCACTGGACGCGGTCGGCTCCCGGCTGGTGCTGGTGGGCCGCCCGCCGCTGCACGGCGATCTGCCGGTGACGGTGGTGCAGTACGACAACCGGGGCGGAGCCTTCCAGGCCACCGACCATCTGCTGACCGCCGGGCACCGGCGCGTCCTCTTCCTGGGCGGGGTCCCCGGGCTCAGCACCGCCGACCAGCGCCGGGACGGCTTCCTGCACGCCCTGCGCGCGCACGGGGTGGCGCCCTCCGAGGAGTTGGAGCTGCCCGGCCCGTACACCCGCGTCTCGGGCTATCAGCGCACCCGGGAGGCGTTGGCGGCCGGGCTGGGGTTCACGGCGGTCTTCGCGGGCACCGACGTGGTCGCCACCGGGGCGCTGGCCGCGCTGCGCGAGGCCGGTCTCGACGTCCCGGGCGATGTCTCCCTGGTCGGCTTCGACGACGTCCCGTTCGCAGCCGACCTCTCCCCCGCGTTGACCACGGTGCGGGTGCCGTACGAGGATCTGGGGCGCACGGCGGTCCGGCTGGCACTGGAGCGCGAGGAAGGCCTCGGGGGCGACGACCACGTGGTGCTGGGCACGCAGTTGGTGATCCGCCAGTCGGTTCGCGCGCTTTCCTGA